TCCCCCACGTCCCGCCCGTGTCCTGTGCATCCGTGTCCCCGCACACAGTTGACACGCAGGTGGCGTTAGCAGCTGGTGCTTTATTCTCCTCAGTAGCACCATGGGCAGAGGCATCCGGTCCTTGTCCCCACCCACGTCCCCTCTGAATCCCTGTCCTTATCGGTGTCCATGTCCTCGTTCCCGGCCTGCTCCCTCACGGCCTCTTCATGGTGCTCTCGATGAACGACTCCAGCACAAAGATGGTCTCATCCACCTGGTTCTCACTGGCATCGATCCTAGGGGACACACATCGATTGGTAGCCCCCACGGGTGGTCCCCAACACCCATCTCCATCCCTGGTTCCGTCCCCCTCACTTGTTGACGTTGCGTTTTAGGGTCTCGAGCTGCTGCCGCTCGGGACCTGTGATCATCTCCTCGACCTCGTGCAGCTGCGCCGCCTCGGCGCCCGTGGCCTGCATGGAGGCCAGGATGGCCTCCACACGCTGGGACTTCTCTAGGAGCCTCCTAGGAGGGAATGTGGACGTGGCAGTGGTGGCTCTGGACCCACCATAATGGGCCACCCCCAGCCACAGCGCTCACTTGTTCTCCCGCATCTCGTGCTGCCGTCGCTCCATCAGGTTAGCCACGCTCTGGGGAAGAAACGGGTGAGTACCCCGTACGGGTGTGTTGGGGAGCACTGAGGAGCTCCATGGGGGGACGTGGGCACAGTCACTGCCACCCCTGTGGCACCACAAGGGAGGGGGCTGTGAGACCTGGACCCCGGAGTAGGAAGGAGCTCTGGAGGGACAGAACCAGATGAGCCCCCGGCCCAGGTGtactggggggcactgaggGACCCTACACTCCCAAAAACCCAACAGGGGAACACACGGAAGAGCGTGCCACTGCCATCCCTGTGGCACCAGGAAGGAGGGGGCCGTGACACCCGGACGTGGCGCTTCCGGGACCGGAGCCCTCAAGAGTTCCCCGGAGCGGGCGCTGGTGGCAGGGCCTGGATTCCCAGGGAACCACTGCACGGATAGAGCAGGATCGGTGATATTTGGGGCCCAGAAGGTCCTCGGGATTCACCTTGTAGCATCTGTGAAGCAGCATCCGAGCAGCAGCCATCACGTTCACCGTGTACAGGTAGAAGGTGCGGGATGGAGCGTGGTCTGGAGTCTTGGGAATCTCCTGTggaagggcagaggggcagacgTGGTGGGAACCGAGTGGGGGTATCCCCTTCCCCAgaggtgtccctgtgtcaccttcCCTGTAGGATTCCCCCTTCCCAAAGGGTTCCCTGTGCCCAGATTCCAGGTGGGATCACTTGGAAGTGCCCGGACGTGCCCGTCACCTGGACAGCTGTTCCGCCCAGGGAATCTCTGGGATCCCAGAGCTCCCTCACCTGTGGGGACACAGAGTTCTCCAGGACCCTGGAGATCCCTCACCTGCAAGGACACCAGGTTCTCTGAGAGCATCCTGTAGAGCATGTCCTTGGCTTCCTTGGCTGGGATCATGGCAAAATCTTCCACCTGCTTCTGCTCCAGGTGCTTCTTGCGCAGGAGCAGGCGGAATATCCTGGCACAGCGGGAGCCAAACCTGTGCAGGAGGAGTGGGATGAGGGAGGGACGTtggaaggggctgggaggagCCCGGCAGGCTCCGGGTCTCCGTGTCACCTCTCCTCCACGATGGACTCCAGCGTGGCCGTGGCCAGGGACACCAGGGCCTTGTGCAGGTCTGTAGGGGCTGAGGTCAAGGACAATTCTGGAGCTCAGGAACGTTTCTGGCCTGGGAATGCCAAGTTCCCCCCAAAGGATACTGACGGTGTAGGTGCCCCCGCCGCTGTCCCCCGACTTCCCCACGAACTCCAGCTGCGGGGAGAGACAACAGGGAAAAGTTCAGGACGTCCCCCgaaggaaggaaaatacagattttttttccttacaatcTGTAGTGAGAAGAGTAAGAAGATTTTAGGGAACAAAGATCTGGGACTTTAGCAGCCTAAAAACATGGACTAGGTCTTAGTGACCCTTCCAGGGGCTTTTGAACATCCTGAATATCTCTTAAATACCTTCAGTGTCAGAATTTTAGGCTGACTTTGAATGAAatcattttcagtattttttaaataactttgGTATATTTTAATATCTACAATATATTTTACATATCTCTCCAGTATCATCGATATTTGTTAAATAAGTTACATATCTGTTAAATAACTCAAGTATTCTTAAATAACCTCAGCATCTGTTAAATATCTTCAGTGCCTGTAAAATAACTTTAATACGTGATAAACAATGTCAATATCCGTTCCATGTCTTTGATACCTGTTCAATAACTTAAAAAATCTTCAGTATCTGTTAAAAACCTTCCTTAACTCTCAGCAAATCCTGCTTTACCCTCAGACAGATAGAGAAACAACCAAGGAATGACGGAATCAACGGAGGCTGGAAGAGCCCTGGGGTCCCCCCAGCCCTCTGTCCAGCGTCCCCAGCCTCACCGGATCGTCAGCCAGGAGCGCCAGGTACTGGTCCAGCACCTGCTTCCCAATGTTGTACCCCGCAGGAAGAGACCGGAATATCTACGGTGGAAAAAACCAGAGAACATGGAGGAATTCCGAGGGATGCCAGCTTCCCAGAGGCTTCCGAGGACGCACCTCGTTGGAGGAGAGCGGCTGCGTGTGGGATGCACCCGAGGCTGTGGTCACCTCGCTCATGCGCAGCATCGTCCGCACCACCTCGCTGCTGGTCTGCATTGGGAAAACCGGGAATTAGAGTGGgaaaagctcagctccaggccGGGAACGGAGGTGGGAACCACAGACCTGGTCCATGCGGCTGGCCACAGCGCTGACCAGAGCCTGGTCACGGAAGTGCTGATGAAAGCGCTCCAGGTTGACTTGCCAGTAAATGCCATCGTCTGGGGGAGTCTGGGGGGACCGAGGACAAAAAGTGAGGGGAAAGGGGGCAGGAAAACGGAGGGAAATGGGGCAGAAAACTTAAGGAAAAGGAGACATGAAACTGAGGGATGGGAGccagaaaaatgaggaaaaacagccacaaaaaatgaggaaaaggggACCACCTTGTTTGCCCAGAACACGTTTGGGAATttggatcccacccttcccatgtCCCGATTCCCAGGCCAGAGTACCGAGGGCACCATCACTCCAGCATTCCCAGTACCTCTgaggttcctccctcctgcttcTGCCTTTTGGCCTTGTgctccccctcctcttcctcgtcacACGAGTGTCTCCGCTTCCCTTTCCCTGTCAGCCCAAGACATCATTTCCCATCAAACCCATCGCTGTGGCCTCAACAGACGGCTGAGTGCTTCCTGAGGCCCCCCAAGCGCCAGGATCCCCGGGGCTCTCACCGACAAGGCTGAGCCGAGGCACGACGTACATGTCCTTCTCGGCAATGGCCAGGGCAGGTGCAGGGGGTGGCGGCACCTTGGCGCCCCGGGGGATTTCCGGGACCATCGGGCACCTCTGGATGAAGTGGGTATCTGCCAGGCGCACAAACGTGCTGGACACTTCCGAGTAATCCATGGTTTTCCCATCTAGGTGGGAGGAGAGACACGGcggatggagctgggatgttCCCGAGGCTCCGGAGAATGTGGTCGTGCCGTGCTCGCTGCCACGACCGTGAGCACCCCACAGACCCTTTGGGACCACATTCACAAACCCAATCCCAAACCCCTATTTCTTAAGAAGCTTCCCACCCTCTGTGGTCTCCATCAGCCTGTCCGAGACCGGATCCTGGATGTTCCTGAGGCTCAGGAGTACACAATGACACCGTGGCCACCCACCACAGCCTACGGTGCCTCTGGTCCCATTCACCAACTAAACCCGCTCCCAGATCCCATTTTTTTGAGGGAGGAGCTTCCTTCCCACCTTCCATGGTTTCAGTGAGGCGATCGGCGACCCTGGCAACGGCGCAACTCATGGAAAGGTGCCCGTGGAGCAGAAGCTcctccaccagcagctcccccgGGTCCCCGTAGAGCGTCTTGGCTGTGTAGATGTAGCGGGGGTAGCGCAGGATCCGCAGGATCCGCTCGCTCCGCGCCTCATATTCCACGGACCCCCGGGGCTGCACCTCATACCGCACTAGGTTGTGCTGGATTAGGACACAAAGGGCCTTTTTCACCTGTGGGAGGGAGTAGGAGGGTCGGACTCTGCCTTGTACGGGGGGTAATGGCCCCGTCCCAGTCTTCCTGggtgctccctccctgcccagacCCCAGTTTCCCTATGGAGAATCAGAatttccctgctccttccaaGATTAGTTTTTCAGAGAAATACAAGCCACCTGCTCCATTAAAATCTTCCTCCcagatttattaaaaattcCTTGTCCTTTTCCAGGTTTTCCTCCAAATCTCCCTTCCTGGACCCCTCCCATCCCGTACCTGGTCCGGGagcagccccgtgtcccccgccAGGAGCCGCAGCGGCCGCGGTCCCGTCCGGAGCAGGGAGTTCCCGACTTTCTCCACGATCTCCCCGAagtgctcctgcagcaggagggagcagagccGTAGCTCCGCCTGCGTCATCCCGGCGGCTCCGGAATCCCAGGAATGGAGCGGGCGGAAAGAACAGCcgggggacagagaggggacagatgCTGACCCTGTCCCAGGGGTCCCGTATCCCTTCCCGGGGGAGGATCAGCCCTGTCACAGGGGTCCCCGTTTTCCTCCAGGTGAGATTTCCCCCCGCTCTCAGCACCGGCTCCGGCCCagcccgccaccgccgccgtgACGCGGTTCGTGCCCGCTTCCTGTGGCGCCACTTCCGCTGCCGCCACCCGGGTCCCCACTGGGAGGCTTCCACCAGGGGGAGCGCcggccgctccccgccccgcGGAGCCGCTCTGTCCGCTCACCCGCGCTGGCTGGCCTAGGCGCGGAGCAGACGAGCTCGCCGGAAGCGCGGGGCCTCTCTGGGCCGCGCTCGCTGCCCCGGGAGGAGTGACGGCAACGGCGGCGGTGGGGGAAGatggcggaggcggcggcggcggtgccgCAGCACCGGTTTTTTTGCCACAGCTGCAAGGGCGAGGTCAGCCCCAAGCTGCCGGTGAGCCCCGGGCAGGGCGGGTCGGAGAGGGGGAGCCCCGAGCTGCCGGTGAGCCCCGGGCGGGgagggccggggcggggagccCCGAGCTGCCGGTGAGCCCCGGGCGGGGGTAGGGGCAGGGGTGATCCCCCAATCCCTCCCTGAGTCCCGAATGAAGGGGCGACCTCCGGCCCCCGAAGTTGTTGCCATATGGAACAGGTgataaccccccccccccccccatcccagttCTGAGACGGGAAAGGGACTGGGGGAAGCTCCTGCTCCTCATGGAAGGAGataatcccattcccatcccgcTCCATGAGCGGCCCTTGCAGCGTCTGCTCCTCCGACAGGGTGGGAGTTGTCCATCTGCGCCTAAGTTATCTCAGTTCCTATTCCTTGGAACTGGGAGCATCccaaatttttctttattccatGTCCATTCCACGCTGAAGGATCCGTTTTTTGCCTCCAGCATTCCCAATCCCACTTTTTAAGAAGGAAGCATTGTCCAATTCTCGCTCCAACCCCTCCATCCCCAAAACCTGGGTTTTCCTGGTGCCTCCATCACCTTCCTTGTTTATCCTGGGAGGAaaactccagccctgctccccggGGAACACCAGGGAAGCACCTGAGATTTCATTTCCTGGGATTCTCCGCTGGCTCTTGCTCCAGTTCCCATTTCAGGAACCCCCCAGACTCCTGGCAGTGGAGGGACATGACCCTGTGGCTCTGCCCAGGGATCCcactgggagctgctccccaTGGATTTGTGCTTGGAGAATCCGAACCCAAAACACCTTTTTGGCCCAAAATTTCCTGGTTTGGGTCATTGAGGGGGATTAGGGATAAGGGCATGGAAAGTGAGGCATTCCCAAGCAGAACTTCTCCTGCACCTCCCAACACCCAAGGTGGAGATGTTGGGTCAGAGAATCCCAATCCCCTGGAAAGTCATCTGGAGACTTTCTGAGGAGACTTTATGCCTCTTCCCCATCCACATGGTATAAAGGAGGGTCTTTCCACGGGAAAATCCCTGTGGATTGAGAAGTGGAGCCTCGGCGGTGccagagagatttttttttttttttccttgctttccaCGTGAGGAATGTGGGGATGACAGGAGGGATATGGAATTGCACAAGGTATCAACCCAATGCTAGGGTGAAGAAGCCGAGTTATCCTGACTGTagacaagggaaaaggggaaattcAGACTGGAATTAGAGCCGTGGAGGAGATGCTGGATGGAGCAAGAGCCGAGGAGAACTTCTCCACGGTCCCATTTGTCCCACACACCTTTCTTTGGGATTCCATTTGCATCTTTCCATCATTTTTGGGTGGGGATCACCTGGAAAACCACCTAATCCAACTTTTCTGCCCAGATTTGGGATCAAGTCCAGGCTGGACGTGGATGTGCTGCACAGTTCCAGCTGCCTCAGGAATGATCTGAGCGCAAAGCAAATGCTCCTGGTGGGATTccagtttgtttttcttctgggaATCACAGACCGCCAGGCTGGAGGGGGGTCAGAGCCATGGGATGCCACTGGATTCCTTGGaaaatctgtttttcctttgtcctATGGCTGGGCCCTGCTCAGGGAATGAGATCCCTGTGCAGATCCCAGGATGTGAGCACCCAGGAGGCTCCAGGATCATCCCCTGCATCCCTAAAtatccccaggagagcagggagctgATTCCAAGGCTCTGCAGGATCCCACACGCCATCTGTTCccatttcccttcttcctccctccaGAGCTATTTCTCCcaaatgtcatttttatctctctCCAGCTACTAGGTGGGAAGCTGGGAATTTCCATATGGATtccaacagaaaaaatattccaaAGCTTATGGGAATGCATCAGCATCCCACCCCCTGCTGGTGATGGTCTGATCCAGGATTTGGACGGAGTTCCCACAAAATCCACACCCAAAGTGTGGGGAACGTTCCACGTGCTGTGGAACAGGA
The nucleotide sequence above comes from Aphelocoma coerulescens isolate FSJ_1873_10779 chromosome 25, UR_Acoe_1.0, whole genome shotgun sequence. Encoded proteins:
- the POLR3C gene encoding DNA-directed RNA polymerase III subunit RPC3 isoform X2, whose amino-acid sequence is MTQAELRLCSLLLQEHFGEIVEKVGNSLLRTGPRPLRLLAGDTGLLPDQVKKALCVLIQHNLVRYEVQPRGSVEYEARSERILRILRYPRYIYTAKTLYGDPGELLVEELLLHGHLSMSCAVARVADRLTETMEDGKTMDYSEVSSTFVRLADTHFIQRCPMVPEIPRGAKVPPPPAPALAIAEKDMYVVPRLSLVGKGKRRHSCDEEEEGEHKAKRQKQEGGTSETPPDDGIYWQVNLERFHQHFRDQALVSAVASRMDQTSSEVVRTMLRMSEVTTASGASHTQPLSSNEIFRSLPAGYNIGKQVLDQYLALLADDPLEFVGKSGDSGGGTYTVNLHKALVSLATATLESIVEERFGSRCARIFRLLLRKKHLEQKQVEDFAMIPAKEAKDMLYRMLSENLVSLQEIPKTPDHAPSRTFYLYTVNVMAAARMLLHRCYKSVANLMERRQHEMRENKRLLEKSQRVEAILASMQATGAEAAQLHEVEEMITGPERQQLETLKRNVNKIDASENQVDETIFVLESFIESTMKRP
- the POLR3C gene encoding DNA-directed RNA polymerase III subunit RPC3 isoform X3, with product MTQAELRLCSLLLQEHFGEIVEKVGNSLLRTGPRPLRLLAGDTGLLPDQVKKALCVLIQHNLVRYEVQPRGSVEYEARSERILRILRYPRYIYTAKTLYGDPGELLVEELLLHGHLSMSCAVARVADRLTETMEDGKTMDYSEVSSTFVRLADTHFIQRCPMVPEIPRGAKVPPPPAPALAIAEKDMYVVPRLSLVGKGKRRHSCDEEEEGEHKAKRQKQEGGTSETPPDDGIYWQVNLERFHQHFRDQALVSAVASRMDQTSSEVVRTMLRMSEVTTASGASHTQPLSSNEIFRSLPAGYNIGKQVLDQYLALLADDPLEFVGKSGDSGGGTYTVTPTDLHKALVSLATATLESIVEERIFRLLLRKKHLEQKQVEDFAMIPAKEAKDMLYRMLSENLVSLQEIPKTPDHAPSRTFYLYTVNVMAAARMLLHRCYKSVANLMERRQHEMRENKRLLEKSQRVEAILASMQATGAEAAQLHEVEEMITGPERQQLETLKRNVNKIDASENQVDETIFVLESFIESTMKRP
- the POLR3C gene encoding DNA-directed RNA polymerase III subunit RPC3 isoform X1 produces the protein MTQAELRLCSLLLQEHFGEIVEKVGNSLLRTGPRPLRLLAGDTGLLPDQVKKALCVLIQHNLVRYEVQPRGSVEYEARSERILRILRYPRYIYTAKTLYGDPGELLVEELLLHGHLSMSCAVARVADRLTETMEDGKTMDYSEVSSTFVRLADTHFIQRCPMVPEIPRGAKVPPPPAPALAIAEKDMYVVPRLSLVGKGKRRHSCDEEEEGEHKAKRQKQEGGTSETPPDDGIYWQVNLERFHQHFRDQALVSAVASRMDQTSSEVVRTMLRMSEVTTASGASHTQPLSSNEIFRSLPAGYNIGKQVLDQYLALLADDPLEFVGKSGDSGGGTYTVTPTDLHKALVSLATATLESIVEERFGSRCARIFRLLLRKKHLEQKQVEDFAMIPAKEAKDMLYRMLSENLVSLQEIPKTPDHAPSRTFYLYTVNVMAAARMLLHRCYKSVANLMERRQHEMRENKRLLEKSQRVEAILASMQATGAEAAQLHEVEEMITGPERQQLETLKRNVNKIDASENQVDETIFVLESFIESTMKRP